Below is a window of Sus scrofa isolate TJ Tabasco breed Duroc chromosome 3, Sscrofa11.1, whole genome shotgun sequence DNA.
GCCTCCaagaaacttttggagttccaCGCCAAACGACCCTGGcccccagaggaggaggaggtagaaGATCCAGACGAGGACGACGAAGATGATAACGATGAAGCCGAGAATGGGTTTTCTCTGGAGGAGGTGTTACGGCTCGGAGGCACCAAGGTAATGGCCTCAGACTCCCGGAGAAGGGAGACAGAAGCGCGTGGGGTGGTCCCGCGAGTGGCTAGGCCAGTGACCCGGAAGCCCCGGAGCTGCGGAATAGGACGTCTTGATTCCAGATTCCAGCGTGGGAATGTGTTCTGGGCGCTTCCCGCCTTTAATTCTTTCCCATTGCTCTTTACAAGAGGTTTAGAACTGAACGTTTTCATGCGGTGTCGTTTCTTAAGATGTAGGTGAGCCTCTCGTTTTATTTACGTAGTATATAATTGACACTCCATCAAGTTGGAGAGGATTGACTTTTTGGTCCTAACGTCGGTGTTTGGAATTTTAACTTCTCACTGGTCTTGGAATTTAACTTCTCACAAGCACACGCACGTGTACACTGTACACTCACGAAGCTCTCTGCGCTCTTGGAAGTCACATCCTAATTAAGGGAAAGAAACCAAACTTCGGAATACGTAGTATATCAGACGCTGGGTAgagctatggagaaaaataaaacacggAAGGAGGAGGATGAGTGGGGGAGGGCGTTTATGTTTAAACTAAGTGATCAGGGAACCCACCACTGAGGTTTTTGAGCAGAAAACTGAAGGAAAGGAGTGAGCCTTTCTGATTGTGTTgttccaggaaaaataaaaatgtcagtgtACCTGAGGCAGAGTGAGGTGAGAGGAGAGCAGTAAGAAATGATGTCAGGGAGGTAAGATGGTGGGCTTATGCTGTGAATTTGGTGAAAAACTTTAGATGATTTGGAGCAAATACGTGACATAGTTTAGCTTTTCATTAAGTGTTTTGATTTTGAGACCAGACTTTGTGGGTGGGCGGGATAGGATGAACAAATAAAGAGAGGCAGGAGAAATGCACTTTATAGGAGCAGATCCCACAGTTTGCTCTGTACTTGggtcatatttaatttttgagtAGGTAGTATATgcacatgttaaaaaaatcatttttttttgaagagaaacatgaaaaaaatgaaacatggtaAGGTACATGATGAAATCATCTTCCCATTTTTATCTCCAATCATGTAATTTCCCTTCTGGGAAGCAGTCACTTTTgtgtcttttatattttccaagcaaatacacacatacacccctacacttgtgttatattttttttgtaCAAATGGTACCGTACAGTAcctgtaatattttaaatcttttcttcttaCTATTTTAGAGATCCACCCTCCCCCCAATATCACTACATAAAGTTACATGGGTCGTTGTCTTAGTATATCACTACATAAAGTTACATGGGTCGTTGTCTTAGTATATCTAGCCAGCCATATATTGTGGATATTTAAGTTGTAgatcttttgctattttaaataatgttcagTAAATaaccttgtgtatatatatatttttcacccACATTTATAAGTGTGTGTGTAACAGAAATTTGTAGAAATGAAACTGCCGTGTCAAAGGATATGCATCTTGTGTCCCCTCCCCCATGAACTGTTTGTTTGTATCCCTTGCACATTTTTCTGTTGTGTTGTCACTTCCTTCCCTAATATATAGGaacttttatattaaataataagcCAAATTATTTTGATGTGAGTTGCCATTTGTTTTTGCcagtttattatttgtcttttgatttttgtgtatgagaGAATGATTGATTTATCCATTCTTCATGGGCCCTGAGCTTTTCTGTAAATTTGGAAAGACTGGGATCgttttttaaatcatgttgtCCTTTCTTGTGTTAGTTTATggttttacttttcacatttaaatctttgatccATCAAGTACTTAGGGTGTGGGTAGGAGCCCAGGCAGTACCATGAAAACTCAATTTCATGGATAATTGATTTCAAGGATATtaactttttaagttttaactAAACTGTTggatttgtaatttatttttaactttcttatgTTTTTATGCAGCAAGATTATCTTATGCTGGCTACTTTGGATGAAAATGAAGAAGTGGTGGATGGAGGCAAAAAAGGAGCAATTGATGATCTTCAGCAAGGTGAACTAGAAGCATTTATTCAAAATCTCAGTTTGGCCAAGTATGCAAAggcttttttaattgaagaagaTCAATCATCTGGAAAAGAAGATGGCAGCAGCAAAGAAGCAAGAGTATCTAAAGtagataataaaaagcaaaatgcagcaaaaaatgaaagtaaaaagagGCCAGAACAACATTCTGATGAGAACAACAGTACCATACCAAAAGCAAAGAGAGATAAACAACAGGACATCTTTGAATTTGTTGAAAGACAGACATTGTTACTTAAGTCTGGAGGCAAATGGTATGATCTGGAGTACAGCAATGAGTATTCTTTGGAACCCCAGCCTCGGGATATTGTGGCTAAGTACAAAACCTTGGCTCAGAAGTTGTATGAGCATGAAACCAACTTATTCAAAAATAAGACGAATAAGCAAAAGGGAGCCTCTTCTGCCTGGATGAAGGCAATTGTTTCATCAGGGACTCTAGGTGACAGGATGGCAGCCATGATTCTTCTTATCCAGGATGATGCGATTCACACACTCCAGTTTGTAGAAACTCTCGTGAACCTTGTTAAGAAGAAGGGCAGCAAACAGCATTGCCTCATGGCTTTGGATACTTTCAAAGAGTTACTCATTACAGATCTTTTGCCAGACAGTCGAAAGCTACGGATTTTCAGCCAGCATCCTTTCAACAAACTAGAGCAGCTGTCCAGTGGCAACAAGGACTCAAGAGATAGAAGACTCATATTATGGTATTTTGAACATCAACTGAAACATTTAGTGGGTGAATTCGTGCAGGTCTTAGAAACTTTAAGTCATGATTCATTAGTAACCACCAAGACCCGAGCCCTTGTAGTGGCTCATGAGCTTCTTTGTAACAAACCTGAGGAAGAAAAGGCCCTTCTTGTGCAGGTGGTAAATAAACTGGGAGATCCTCTGAACAGAATAGCCACCAAAGCCTCCCATCTGCTAGAGACATTGCTTTGTAAACATCCCAATATGAAAGGAGTTGTGTGTAGTGAAGTAGAAAGGCTGCTCTTCCGCTCAAATATCAGCTCCAAAGCCCAGTATTAtgcaatttgctttttaaatcaaatgGCCCTCTCCCATGAAGAGAGTGAATTAGCTAACAAATTAAtaactctttatttttgtttttttcggacttgcatcaagaaaaaagatattgaatCAAAAATGCTCAGTGCCCTCTTAACTGGAGTGAATAGGGCATACCCCTATGCCCAGACAGGTGATGACAAAGTGAGGGAGCAGGTTGACACGCTGTTCAAAGTGCTACATATTGTGAACTTCAATACCAGTGTGCAGGCTTTAATGTTGCTTTTCCAAGTAATGAATTCTCAGCAGACAATATCCAATCGATATTATGCAGCATTATATAGGTAAGTACCAACCATTCCTATatgtaagtgaaaaataaagtggCCTAATACAATGCAGTGCCCCTCTGTGAGGCAAGAGAAAGACTTAGAAAGTGGAATTTTAGATCCCTCAACCCCACCCTCAGCAACTTGCTCTTCACTTAATCTTTGGTTCACTGTTAGACAGCTATGACATATGCTTTGAATACattgtttggtttttaatttgGAGAGGCCCCTATCCTCAGTCCTCTGTTTCTTCCCTCCTGTCCTTCATACAACCATTTGATCGTTCGTTCAACAAGATTTGAGTGCCagctatgtgctaggcactgttccATGACTCAGGATATAACACAGTGAATAAAATTCCCACCTCTAGAGGCTTTTCCATTCATATTGAGGAAGATagatggtagattttttttttactctgaggATTAAGACTTTGATACTAGAATTACTGAATTTTGTGCTTTCCTGCAGTGCACCATTAAGACTTTGATACTAGAATTACTGAATTTTGTGCTTTCCTGAAGTTTGTTCACTTGGGAACTATTCAAGTAGACCAACAAGCTATGTGTTTccttctaattcattttttaatttaatatgcatacatcttggagttcctattgtggctcagcaggttaagaatccaacttagtgtccatgaggatgtgggttcaatccatggccttgctcagtgggttaagcatctggcattgctgcaagctgtggcgtaggtcacagatgtatcttagattctgtgttgctgtggctgtcgcatagtccagga
It encodes the following:
- the CEBPZ gene encoding CCAAT/enhancer-binding protein zeta gives rise to the protein MAASKKLLEFHAKRPWPPEEEEVEDPDEDDEDDNDEAENGFSLEEVLRLGGTKQDYLMLATLDENEEVVDGGKKGAIDDLQQGELEAFIQNLSLAKYAKAFLIEEDQSSGKEDGSSKEARVSKVDNKKQNAAKNESKKRPEQHSDENNSTIPKAKRDKQQDIFEFVERQTLLLKSGGKWYDLEYSNEYSLEPQPRDIVAKYKTLAQKLYEHETNLFKNKTNKQKGASSAWMKAIVSSGTLGDRMAAMILLIQDDAIHTLQFVETLVNLVKKKGSKQHCLMALDTFKELLITDLLPDSRKLRIFSQHPFNKLEQLSSGNKDSRDRRLILWYFEHQLKHLVGEFVQVLETLSHDSLVTTKTRALVVAHELLCNKPEEEKALLVQVVNKLGDPLNRIATKASHLLETLLCKHPNMKGVVCSEVERLLFRSNISSKAQYYAICFLNQMALSHEESELANKLITLYFCFFRTCIKKKDIESKMLSALLTGVNRAYPYAQTGDDKVREQVDTLFKVLHIVNFNTSVQALMLLFQVMNSQQTISNRYYAALYRKMLDPGLMLCSKQAMFLNLVYKSLKADIVLRRVKAFVKRLLQVTCEQMPPFICGALYLVSEILKAKPGLRSQLDDHPESDEEENFIDIDDEETEKFTDADKETETDTAEKVEVEETVSERHVETKKLESASWVHFDNLKGGKQLNTYDPFSRNPLFCGAENTSLWELKKLSEHFHPSVALFAKTILQGNYIEYSGDPLQDFTLMRFLDRFVYRNPKPHKGKENTESVVMQPKRKHFMKDIRSLAVNSKEFLAKEESQIPVDEVFFYRYYKKVAKEKQKRNEDEESIEDVDDEEFERMIDTFEDDNCFISGKDDLDFASNMKKKKAKGAKDDSEDEDSEDDDLDNLDDDEVSLGSMNEEFAELEEDGGTFMDVLEDENEGIPELDEVSSKVNSKKSKRSANNFDFAGSFQGPRKKRKRNLDDTNLFVSAEEFGHLLDENMGSKFDNIGMNAMANRDNASLKQLRWEAERDDWLHNRDVKSIIKRKKNFKKRRPKITQKIKKQRK